The Hypanus sabinus isolate sHypSab1 chromosome 1, sHypSab1.hap1, whole genome shotgun sequence genome contains a region encoding:
- the tmem200ca gene encoding transmembrane protein 200A, whose translation MIATGGLLRISARRQDSSRSRNHINKRKKKVKKKCKNDVVVVKGKLKLFSISGLIAAFGILVLLVGIAMAMMGYWPKNNNIFETIAVQSYNTTNSTALETTTIEVISKFLASYLHSEKLKVLGPLIMGIGIFLFICANAVLHENRDKKTKVINLRDIYSTVIDAHNLRTKDSGPFNGFVNYVQSKSMDNLKSPESFCAAMLDKSSWQNPIGNTVKPLDPKESTVKKLCDSGTNLRQQISKDRKTLSDSVYSICRDRMKMNDQMQMPKMCGTRSIVPSSINAFTLPVIKLNNCVLEEGGTRIGKIGNKTQPSSKSDETQQELENVSSDQIGTTKCISAAVTTSSDHVGDNIQDTESSNTSWLNHNQFTSNKCSPNSSSEVSQVSPAPFQRESGSNLSLHSLPTHPKLRNLDEYPSTSTTLSEGIDPNCSDIDCANDKGYTILGDSGSFESAHLLPEAINQSNDCTENSNKDIIEENIKASDEPSMDKPQQCVERQYTKKEKLLMISGSHCTLRINNDEFDNI comes from the coding sequence ATGATAGCAACAGGAGGGCTTCTTCGAATTTCAGCCAGGAGACAAGACTCTTCTCGATCCCGTAATCATATTAATAAACGAAAAAAGAAGGTGAAAAAGAAATGCAAAAATGATGTGGTGGTAGTCAAAGGCAAATTAAAGCTGTTTTCCATTTCGGGATTAATTGCTGCATTTGGAATCCTGGTTCTGTTGGTGGGAATTGCAATGGCAATGATGGGCTATTGGCCTAAGAACAATAACATTTTTGAGACTATTGCAGTCCAGTCTTACAATACCACAAATAGTACAGCATTGGAGACAACAACAATTGAGGTTATTTCTAAATTTTTAGCAAGCTACTTGCATTCTGAAAAGCTGAAGGTTTTAGGACCGCTCATCATGGGAATTGGTATATTTTTGTTTATCTGTGCCAATGCAGTTCTTCATGAAAACAGAGACAAGAAAACTAAGGTAATTAATTTAAGAGACATCTATTCTACAGTAATAGATGCACACAATTTGAGAACAAAGGACTCTGGACCATTTAATGGTTTTGTCAACTATGTGCAGTCCAAAAGCATGGATAATCTGAAATCTCCTGAATCTTTTTGTGCAGCAATGTTAGACAAAAGTAGCTGGCAGAATCCCATTGGCAATACTGTAAAGCCTTTGGATCCAAAAGAAAGTACTGTTAAAAAGCTCTGTGATTCTGGAACAAATTTACGTCAACAAATTTCCAAAGATAGAAAGACATTATCAGATTCTGTGTACAGTATTTGCAGAGACAGAATGAAGATGAATGATCAAATGCAAATGCCCAAAATGTGTGGCACTAGATCAATTGTCCCTTCTTCTATAAATGCATTCACGCTGCCTGTTATCAAACTGAATAACTGTGTTCTAGAAGAGGGTGGTACAAGGATTGGAAAAATTGGGAACAAAACACAACCTTCATCAAAAAGTGATGAAACTCAACAAGAATTGGAGAATGTTTCCTCTGATCAGATTGGTACTACCAAATGCATTTCTGCAGCTGTAACCACAAGCAGCGATCATGTGGGAGATAATATCCAGGACACAGAGTCTTCAAATACCTCATGGTTAAATCATAACCAATTCACATCCAACAAATGCTCTCCAAATTCCTCTTCTGAAGTGAGCCAGGTTTCTCCAGCTCCTTTCCAGAGAGAATCAGGATCCAACCTTTCCCTCCATAGTTTGCCAACTCATCCTAAACTTCGGAACCTTGATGAATATCCTTCTACTTCCACAACGCTGAGTGAAGGAATAGATCCAAACTGCTCAGATATAGACTGTGCCAATGATAAGGGCTACACAATTTTGGGTGACAGCGGTTCCTTTGAGTCTGCTCATTTGCTTCCAGAAGCCATAAACCAGTCTAATGACTGTACAGAGAACTCTAATAAAGACATTATTGAAGAAAACATAAAAGCAAGTGATGAACCAAGTATGGACAAACCTCAGCAATGTGTTGAAAGACAGTACACAAAGAAAGAGAAACTATTAATGATTTCTGGTTCACATTGTACCCTAAGAATAAACAATGATGAATTTGATAATATTTAG